Proteins encoded in a region of the Chryseobacterium piperi genome:
- a CDS encoding GNAT family N-acetyltransferase, with protein sequence MDKVVIRSAVQDDCAPMLELIKELAEYEKALHEVTVSLDEFIDAGFGSEPVWGAFVAEVDDEIVGISLYYNRYSTWKGRRLYLEELVVTERMRGKQIGKKLFDATLEYGKSNNYSGMMFQVLDWNEPAINFYKKYSPKFDNEWLNVSIEFKD encoded by the coding sequence ATGGATAAAGTGGTAATCAGAAGCGCTGTACAGGATGATTGCGCTCCCATGTTAGAGCTTATTAAAGAACTTGCTGAGTATGAAAAAGCGCTGCACGAAGTTACAGTGAGCCTGGATGAGTTTATTGATGCCGGATTTGGAAGCGAACCTGTCTGGGGAGCTTTTGTGGCTGAAGTAGATGATGAGATTGTTGGCATATCTTTATACTATAATAGGTACTCTACCTGGAAAGGCAGAAGACTGTATCTTGAAGAGCTTGTTGTTACGGAAAGGATGAGAGGAAAGCAGATCGGGAAAAAATTATTTGACGCTACATTGGAATACGGGAAATCCAATAACTACAGTGGAATGATGTTTCAGGTATTGGACTGGAATGAGCCTGCCATTAATTTTTATAAAAAATACAGCCCTAAATTCGATAATGAATGGTTGAATGTATCTATTGAGTTTAAAGATTAA
- a CDS encoding DUF58 domain-containing protein, with translation MQIKDIVKKVKQIEIRTRKKTEATLMGQYHSAFKGQGMTFSEVRPYQFGDEIRRIDWNKTARFREPFVKVMEEERELTMMILVDISASMDYGTKSQLKREYVAEIAASLGFSAAGNNDKVGLILFADKVYKVIPPQKGRKHILSIISNILTADYVPAVSKVDKALEYMMGIFKRKSLVFLFSDFEDEYDSKMLRVASKKHQLLGMRIYDEKDNEIPNVGYALFYDSETGKQVWANTSSARWRYTFAEAQKQKVRALEDDFANSSASFMNVAAGEDYSKLLYNYFQKK, from the coding sequence ATGCAGATAAAAGATATTGTAAAAAAAGTAAAACAGATTGAAATCCGCACCCGAAAAAAAACGGAGGCTACTTTAATGGGACAATATCACAGTGCTTTTAAAGGACAGGGAATGACTTTTTCAGAAGTTCGACCTTATCAATTTGGAGATGAAATCCGAAGGATCGATTGGAATAAAACAGCTCGTTTTCGAGAACCATTTGTAAAAGTAATGGAAGAGGAAAGAGAGTTGACCATGATGATTCTGGTTGATATTTCGGCCTCGATGGATTATGGAACCAAGTCTCAGCTGAAAAGAGAGTATGTAGCTGAAATTGCTGCAAGCCTAGGGTTTTCAGCAGCAGGTAATAATGATAAAGTTGGATTGATCCTGTTTGCAGATAAAGTATATAAAGTGATTCCGCCGCAGAAAGGCAGAAAACATATTCTTTCCATCATCAGCAATATTTTAACGGCAGATTATGTTCCCGCTGTATCTAAAGTGGATAAGGCATTGGAATATATGATGGGAATTTTTAAAAGAAAATCTTTGGTTTTTTTATTTTCCGATTTTGAGGATGAATACGATTCCAAAATGCTAAGGGTTGCTTCAAAAAAGCATCAGTTGCTGGGAATGAGAATTTATGACGAAAAAGATAATGAAATTCCGAATGTTGGATATGCTCTTTTTTATGATTCAGAAACAGGAAAACAGGTTTGGGCTAATACATCCAGTGCAAGATGGAGGTATACCTTTGCTGAAGCTCAGAAACAAAAAGTAAGAGCACTCGAAGATGATTTTGCTAACAGTTCTGCCAGTTTTATGAACGTTGCTGCGGGCGAAGATTATTCTAAACTATTATATAA